One genomic region from Bacillus sp. SLBN-46 encodes:
- a CDS encoding ABC transporter transmembrane domain-containing protein → MKVFLNLGWFFRQEKKSYISGIILLMLVAVLQLVPPKIIGIVADHINEGTMTKGILLQWVLVLIAVGVSMYVLRYYWRIRIFGSAVKLSKILRNRLYQHFTKMSPSFYQKNRIGDLMAHATNDLSAIQQTAGAGVLTLVDSLSTGGFVIIAMAFTISWKLTLICLLPMPFMAMLTSWFGSMLHKSFYKAQEAFSSLNDKTQESITGIKVIKTFGQEQEDIEDFRKQSEDVVQKNIVVAKIDSLYDPTISIIVGISFFLSIAFGAKYVLNGELTIGELISFTTYLGLLVWPMLAFGWLFNIVERGRASYDRVAALLNEKVEITDSEVALDVMPYGDIQYKIDEFTYPGEIRPILKDVFISLASGETLGIVGKTGSGKTTLLKLLIREFEGYKGDILFGGEKLAKYKLESLREAIGYVPQDHFLFSATVAENIAFTNPSATEKEVQRAAKLANIHEDILQFTDGYQTIVGERGVSLSGGQKQRISIARALLMNPEVLVLDDSLSAVDAKTEEAILTSLRENREGKTTIITSHRLSAIQHANLIIVMDEGSIIERGTHEELMKIDGWYKEMYLRQQLEELVEHGGH, encoded by the coding sequence ATGAAAGTATTTTTAAATTTAGGCTGGTTTTTTAGACAAGAGAAGAAATCATACATCTCAGGAATTATCTTATTAATGCTTGTCGCAGTACTGCAATTAGTGCCGCCAAAAATTATTGGAATTGTAGCTGACCATATCAATGAGGGGACAATGACAAAAGGGATCCTTCTTCAGTGGGTGCTGGTCCTTATCGCGGTTGGGGTCTCTATGTATGTCTTACGTTATTACTGGAGAATTAGAATTTTCGGTTCAGCGGTCAAACTAAGTAAAATTTTAAGAAATCGTTTGTATCAGCATTTTACTAAAATGTCTCCGTCCTTTTATCAAAAAAACCGCATTGGGGATCTTATGGCACATGCAACGAATGATCTTTCAGCTATCCAGCAAACCGCAGGAGCGGGGGTGCTGACCTTGGTCGATTCCCTTTCAACAGGAGGCTTCGTTATTATTGCCATGGCCTTTACGATCAGCTGGAAATTAACCTTAATCTGTTTACTTCCCATGCCCTTCATGGCGATGTTAACTAGCTGGTTTGGATCGATGTTACATAAAAGCTTTTATAAAGCTCAAGAAGCGTTCTCTTCCTTAAACGATAAAACCCAGGAAAGCATCACTGGGATCAAAGTCATTAAGACGTTTGGCCAGGAACAGGAAGATATAGAGGATTTTCGCAAGCAATCAGAAGATGTAGTGCAAAAAAATATTGTTGTGGCCAAGATCGATTCACTCTATGACCCGACCATTAGCATTATTGTCGGCATTTCCTTCTTCCTCTCGATTGCCTTTGGTGCGAAGTATGTTCTAAATGGAGAGTTAACGATTGGAGAATTAATTTCTTTTACTACATACCTGGGATTATTGGTTTGGCCTATGCTTGCGTTTGGCTGGTTGTTTAACATCGTGGAACGCGGCCGTGCTTCCTATGATCGTGTGGCAGCATTACTGAATGAAAAGGTAGAGATAACCGATTCCGAAGTAGCATTGGATGTCATGCCATATGGGGATATTCAATATAAAATTGATGAATTTACGTATCCGGGGGAAATAAGACCTATTCTGAAAGATGTATTCATTTCCCTAGCTTCAGGGGAGACACTCGGTATTGTTGGGAAAACAGGATCAGGTAAAACGACTCTGTTAAAGCTGCTGATTAGAGAGTTTGAAGGCTATAAGGGGGATATTCTGTTTGGTGGAGAAAAGTTAGCAAAGTATAAACTGGAAAGCTTACGTGAGGCGATTGGATATGTCCCGCAGGATCATTTCCTATTTTCAGCAACGGTCGCAGAAAATATTGCCTTTACAAATCCATCAGCAACAGAGAAAGAAGTCCAGAGGGCAGCAAAATTAGCCAATATTCATGAAGATATTCTTCAATTTACGGATGGGTATCAAACCATTGTTGGTGAACGCGGCGTGTCTTTATCAGGAGGACAAAAACAAAGGATTTCGATTGCGCGTGCTCTATTAATGAATCCAGAGGTTTTGGTGCTTGACGATTCACTGTCAGCAGTCGATGCAAAGACAGAGGAAGCGATTCTCACATCGTTAAGAGAGAATCGTGAGGGGAAAACCACCATTATTACTTCACACCGCTTAAGTGCTATTCAACATGCCAATCTTATTATTGTTATGGATGAGGGAAGCATTATCGAAAGAGGTACGCATGAGGAACTGATGAAGATTGACGGTTGGTACAAGGAAATGTATTTACGCCAGCAACTAGAAGAGCTGGTTGAGCATGGAGGGCACTAG
- a CDS encoding YneF family protein yields the protein MGMYILVGILALVAGVALGFFIARKYMMSYLKKNPPINEQMLKMMMMQMGMKPSQKKINQMMSAMNKQQSK from the coding sequence ATGGGTATGTACATTCTAGTAGGTATACTAGCATTAGTAGCTGGTGTAGCACTAGGATTTTTCATTGCTCGGAAGTATATGATGAGCTATTTAAAGAAAAATCCGCCAATTAATGAACAAATGTTAAAAATGATGATGATGCAAATGGGTATGAAGCCTTCTCAGAAGAAGATCAACCAAATGATGTCAGCTATGAACAAGCAACAATCAAAATAA
- the tkt gene encoding transketolase codes for MFNTIDDLSVTSIRTLAIDAIEKANSGHPGMPMGAAPMTYTLWTRFMNHNPKNPKWFNRDRFVLSAGHGSALLYSMLHLSGYSLSMDDLKQFRQWGSKTPGHPEYGHTEGVEATTGPLGQGIAMAVGMAMAERHVASVYNKENYELVNHFTYSICGDGDLMEGVSAEAASLAGHLKLGRLVVLYDSNDISLDGDLDKSFSESVKDRFLSYGWQYLRVEDGNNLEEIAKALEESRNDLDRPTMIEVRTVIGYGSPNRAGTSGVHGSPLGANELKLTKEAYKWTFEEDFHVPQEVYENFQKLIVETGEKKEKEWNDLFAQYKKEYPELAAQLEQALNNELPAGWDKDIPVYSEGKSLASRASSGEVLNAIAKNLPIFIGGSADLAGSNKTMIKGSKDYMPGSYEGRNFWFGVREFAMGAAMNGITLHGGVKVFGGTFFVFSDYLRPAIRLAALMGLPVTYVFTHDSIAVGEDGPTHEPVEQLAALRAMPGLSIIRPADGNETAAAWKLAVESTNKPTALVLTRQDLPTLKGTDTNAYEGVSKGAYVVSPSERETPDALLLATGSEVSLAVEAQQALAGEGIHVSVVSMPSWDRFEQQSQEYKDSVLPKNVKKRLGIEVGSSFGWHKYTGDEGDVLAIDMFGASAPGEKIMEEYGFTVSNVVARVKAMLQK; via the coding sequence ATGTTTAATACTATTGATGATTTATCTGTTACTTCAATCCGAACGCTTGCCATTGACGCTATCGAGAAAGCAAACTCTGGCCATCCTGGTATGCCGATGGGTGCGGCACCAATGACTTATACATTATGGACACGTTTCATGAATCATAACCCAAAAAACCCTAAATGGTTTAACCGCGACCGATTTGTTTTATCTGCAGGTCATGGTTCAGCATTGTTATACAGCATGCTTCATTTATCCGGTTACAGTTTATCAATGGATGATCTAAAACAATTCCGTCAGTGGGGTAGTAAGACTCCTGGACATCCAGAGTATGGACATACTGAAGGTGTGGAAGCAACAACAGGTCCACTAGGTCAGGGAATCGCTATGGCAGTGGGTATGGCAATGGCGGAGCGCCATGTAGCAAGTGTATACAATAAAGAAAATTATGAATTAGTCAACCACTTTACATATAGTATTTGCGGTGATGGGGATTTAATGGAAGGTGTATCAGCTGAGGCTGCCTCTCTTGCTGGTCACTTAAAGTTAGGTAGATTGGTTGTTCTTTATGATTCTAATGATATTTCCCTTGATGGTGACTTAGATAAATCATTCTCTGAGAGTGTTAAGGACCGTTTCCTTTCATACGGATGGCAATATCTTCGTGTAGAAGATGGTAATAACCTTGAGGAAATTGCAAAAGCACTTGAAGAATCAAGAAATGATTTAGACCGTCCAACCATGATTGAAGTAAGAACGGTAATTGGTTATGGTTCACCAAACCGCGCTGGTACTTCTGGTGTTCATGGATCACCACTGGGTGCTAATGAGCTAAAGCTTACTAAAGAGGCTTATAAATGGACTTTTGAAGAAGATTTCCATGTTCCACAGGAAGTATATGAAAACTTCCAAAAGCTTATCGTTGAAACTGGCGAGAAGAAGGAAAAAGAATGGAACGATCTTTTTGCACAATATAAGAAAGAATATCCTGAACTAGCTGCTCAATTGGAGCAGGCATTAAACAATGAATTACCTGCTGGTTGGGACAAGGATATCCCTGTTTACAGTGAAGGAAAGAGCTTAGCAAGCCGTGCATCTTCTGGAGAGGTGTTAAATGCGATTGCGAAAAACCTTCCTATCTTCATCGGTGGTTCCGCAGACCTTGCAGGATCTAACAAAACGATGATTAAAGGCTCAAAAGATTATATGCCTGGTTCCTATGAGGGCCGTAATTTCTGGTTCGGTGTCCGTGAATTTGCAATGGGTGCTGCGATGAACGGTATAACTCTTCATGGTGGCGTAAAAGTATTTGGTGGAACATTCTTCGTTTTCTCTGATTACTTACGTCCAGCTATTCGTTTAGCTGCATTAATGGGTCTACCTGTAACCTATGTATTTACTCATGACAGTATTGCAGTAGGAGAAGATGGACCAACTCATGAACCAGTAGAACAGCTTGCAGCATTACGTGCTATGCCAGGATTATCCATCATTCGTCCAGCAGATGGAAACGAAACAGCTGCAGCATGGAAGTTAGCTGTTGAATCCACAAATAAGCCAACTGCACTTGTTCTAACTCGTCAAGATCTACCTACATTAAAAGGTACGGATACAAATGCATATGAGGGAGTTTCTAAAGGTGCCTATGTAGTTTCTCCATCTGAAAGAGAAACTCCAGATGCTTTATTATTGGCAACGGGTTCTGAAGTAAGCCTTGCTGTTGAAGCACAACAAGCATTAGCAGGCGAAGGAATTCATGTGTCTGTAGTAAGCATGCCTTCATGGGATCGTTTTGAACAGCAATCTCAGGAATACAAAGATTCCGTTCTTCCAAAGAACGTGAAAAAACGTCTTGGTATTGAAGTAGGTTCATCCTTTGGATGGCACAAATATACTGGTGACGAAGGCGATGTGCTGGCAATCGATATGTTCGGAGCTTCTGCACCAGGTGAAAAGATTATGGAAGAATACGGCTTTACAGTAAGCAATGTTGTTGCCCGTGTGAAGGCAATGTTACAAAAATAA
- a CDS encoding DUF896 domain-containing protein, which translates to MLSKEKMARINELARKSKSTGLTELEAKEQSKLRSEYLATFRSSMLDTLTNTKFIDPEGKDVTPEKIKARKKNTLH; encoded by the coding sequence ATGCTATCAAAAGAAAAAATGGCTAGGATTAATGAGTTGGCCAGAAAATCGAAATCGACAGGATTAACGGAACTAGAAGCAAAAGAGCAATCTAAACTACGAAGCGAGTATTTAGCAACTTTCCGTTCTAGTATGCTTGATACTTTAACAAATACAAAGTTCATCGACCCGGAAGGTAAAGATGTAACACCTGAGAAAATTAAAGCTAGAAAGAAAAATACACTTCATTAA
- a CDS encoding aspartyl-phosphate phosphatase Spo0E family protein, with protein sequence MVKQELITLIEKKRAELIQVAITNGLTSSVAIRYSQELDHLLNEYNKVFIKKVPSSAC encoded by the coding sequence GTGGTTAAACAAGAATTAATTACCCTAATTGAAAAAAAACGTGCTGAATTAATTCAAGTCGCGATTACGAACGGCTTGACTTCCTCCGTTGCAATTCGCTATAGTCAGGAACTTGATCATCTTTTAAATGAATATAATAAAGTATTTATAAAAAAAGTTCCATCATCGGCTTGCTAA
- the sirA gene encoding sporulation inhibitor of replication protein SirA: MRKYQLYLIEDEFAAHYFGRERLFFQLFQEHQHAVGELKFITKKQISYITKRVEVLKIHQLIQKQLGKIKGFKADHGAYTIELSGKLSTAKVEVFQDLITVEAQGSYEAETAFFEVLRKCESSFLAIDLEHQRYGWLKPIKERKFI, encoded by the coding sequence GTGAGAAAATATCAGCTATATTTAATAGAAGATGAATTTGCGGCCCATTACTTCGGAAGAGAGCGACTATTTTTTCAGCTTTTTCAGGAACATCAACATGCAGTTGGCGAGCTAAAATTTATAACTAAAAAACAAATTTCATATATCACAAAAAGAGTAGAAGTCTTAAAAATTCACCAGTTAATCCAGAAGCAGCTTGGAAAAATTAAGGGGTTTAAGGCTGACCATGGTGCATACACGATTGAATTGAGCGGAAAACTAAGTACAGCAAAGGTTGAAGTGTTTCAGGATTTGATAACAGTAGAAGCACAAGGAAGCTATGAAGCAGAAACGGCTTTTTTTGAAGTGCTTAGAAAATGTGAATCATCCTTTTTAGCTATTGACCTTGAACATCAACGATATGGTTGGTTAAAGCCAATTAAAGAAAGAAAATTTATCTAA
- a CDS encoding DUF2621 domain-containing protein, which translates to MLHGWFLWFIMFWVVFLVGSFAIGGFFMFRKFLKKMPKDDGKSVMDWEEYYVNETRHLWGAEEKALLEDLVSPVPELFRDVARHKIAGKIGELALNEKVEKITEELVIRGYIQATPKRDHKFLRKKLFENRIDVKPYEHLF; encoded by the coding sequence ATGCTGCATGGTTGGTTTTTGTGGTTTATCATGTTCTGGGTTGTTTTTTTAGTAGGTTCATTCGCCATCGGCGGATTTTTTATGTTCCGTAAATTTTTGAAAAAGATGCCCAAAGACGACGGCAAATCAGTAATGGATTGGGAAGAATATTATGTAAATGAAACCCGTCACTTATGGGGTGCTGAAGAAAAGGCTCTACTTGAGGATTTGGTCAGCCCTGTCCCTGAACTTTTCCGCGATGTTGCCCGTCATAAGATTGCTGGGAAAATTGGTGAGCTGGCGCTTAATGAGAAAGTCGAGAAGATTACCGAGGAACTCGTCATTCGCGGCTACATACAAGCAACACCAAAAAGAGATCATAAATTTTTACGCAAAAAGCTTTTTGAAAATCGAATTGATGTTAAGCCGTACGAGCATTTATTCTAA
- a CDS encoding cytochrome c biogenesis protein CcdA: MSDVNVFLALGAGFLSFISPCCLPLYPAFLSYITGMSVGELKTENAMLQKRSLLHTIFFLLGFSAIFIAIGFGTSFIGRFFYEYKDLIRQLGGIFIVLFGLMIVGVFKPEFLMKDRKLEFKNRPSGFIGSVLIGMAFAAGWTPCTGPILSSVILLAGSNPGSGVLYMTAYSLGFAIPFLILSFFVGRMQWIRKNSGRIVKIGGYIMILMGVILFFDWMTKIIIVFQSMFGGFTGF; this comes from the coding sequence ATGTCTGATGTAAATGTATTTTTAGCCCTAGGGGCCGGATTTTTGAGTTTTATTTCACCTTGTTGTTTACCGCTTTATCCTGCATTTTTGTCTTATATCACGGGCATGTCTGTTGGGGAATTAAAAACTGAAAATGCTATGCTTCAAAAGCGAAGTCTTCTACATACTATATTTTTCCTTTTAGGGTTTTCAGCTATTTTCATAGCGATTGGTTTCGGTACTTCTTTTATCGGCCGCTTTTTCTATGAATACAAAGATTTAATTCGTCAGCTTGGCGGAATTTTTATTGTCTTATTTGGACTGATGATTGTTGGTGTGTTTAAACCGGAATTTTTGATGAAAGACCGGAAGTTAGAATTTAAAAATCGACCTTCTGGGTTTATTGGTTCCGTTTTAATTGGAATGGCTTTTGCAGCTGGATGGACGCCATGTACAGGTCCGATTCTATCGTCTGTTATTCTTCTTGCAGGATCGAATCCTGGATCAGGTGTTTTATATATGACAGCCTACTCACTAGGATTTGCCATCCCATTTTTAATTTTATCGTTCTTTGTTGGAAGGATGCAATGGATTCGCAAAAACAGCGGCAGGATTGTAAAAATCGGTGGGTATATTATGATTCTCATGGGTGTAATCCTTTTCTTTGACTGGATGACAAAAATTATTATTGTTTTCCAAAGCATGTTTGGCGGCTTTACTGGATTCTAA
- a CDS encoding cytochrome c biogenesis protein CcdC has translation MNYVVVSSIGAVFMGFFVLFVRMKAAKKPANVKKIILPPVFMSSGALMYVVPEFRLTPMEILEAVIVGMLFSILLIKTSKFEVRDNDIYLKRSKAFVFILVGLLVVRLVAKSILSSTIDFGQLSGMFFLLAFSMIVPWRIAMYRSYMKLYNGLQKN, from the coding sequence ATGAACTACGTTGTTGTTTCTTCAATCGGTGCAGTCTTTATGGGCTTTTTTGTACTTTTTGTTCGTATGAAAGCCGCAAAGAAACCTGCAAATGTAAAAAAGATTATTCTACCGCCTGTTTTCATGTCCAGTGGGGCCTTGATGTATGTGGTACCAGAGTTTCGATTAACCCCAATGGAGATTTTAGAGGCCGTAATCGTCGGGATGCTCTTTTCTATTTTACTCATCAAGACCTCGAAATTTGAGGTGCGTGACAATGATATTTATTTAAAACGGTCCAAGGCATTTGTTTTTATACTAGTCGGCTTGTTAGTCGTCCGCCTCGTAGCTAAATCAATCTTAAGCAGCACGATTGATTTTGGCCAGCTAAGTGGAATGTTCTTTCTGCTAGCGTTCAGCATGATTGTCCCTTGGCGTATCGCGATGTATCGATCTTATATGAAACTATATAATGGGTTACAGAAAAATTAA
- a CDS encoding ABC transporter transmembrane domain-containing protein, whose protein sequence is MDEKLQLSEREQRKILFRLLSYTRPHKKIIGLAFVLLLLTTIGDIVLPILVKIFIDDYLTPGRLVYQPLLVLGSVYMGIQVVKAILLFFQFVKFQEIALYIIQQLRIDVFSKVQSLGLRYFDKTPAGSIVSRVTNDTEAIKDMFVTVLATFIQSGFLLTGIFIAMFILNVKLALMCVIILPILLFVMNLYRKLSSRFYLDMRERLSQLNAKLSESLQGMSIIQVFRQEKRLRNEFGEINEKHYNAGMKNIKIDGLLLRPAIDLIYIFALILVLSYFGISSFQHSVEIGVIYAFINYLDRFFEPVNQMMMRLSLYQQAIVAGSRVFKLLDEEDLAPVQNEEKTLSIEEGKIEFKNLSFSYDGKRDVLKDITFTANPGETVALVGHTGSGKSSIINLMMRFYEFERGEILIDGASIREFTKPELREKMGLVLQDPFLFYGTVKDNIRLHNEGMTEEQVEEAARFVQAHTFIEKLDDGYSHKVVERGSTFSSGQRQLIAFARTIAANPKILVLDEATANIDTETEEAIQTALAKMRKGRTTIAIAHRLSTIQDADLILVLHQGEIVERGTHQELLALGGLYHKMFLLQNGGVERLEDVVN, encoded by the coding sequence ATGGATGAGAAATTACAACTATCAGAACGTGAACAAAGGAAAATCTTATTTCGCCTTCTATCCTACACCAGACCACATAAAAAAATAATCGGGCTTGCTTTTGTTTTATTACTATTAACCACCATTGGAGATATTGTTCTTCCTATTTTAGTGAAAATTTTTATCGATGATTATTTGACACCAGGGAGGCTTGTGTATCAACCATTACTGGTTCTTGGTTCAGTGTACATGGGCATTCAAGTGGTCAAAGCGATTCTATTATTTTTCCAATTTGTAAAATTCCAAGAGATTGCCTTATATATTATCCAGCAGCTTCGCATTGATGTGTTTTCTAAGGTACAATCACTTGGCTTAAGATACTTTGATAAAACGCCTGCAGGGAGCATTGTATCAAGAGTGACGAATGATACAGAAGCGATTAAGGATATGTTTGTTACTGTTCTAGCGACCTTTATCCAGAGTGGATTTTTGCTTACAGGAATATTCATTGCCATGTTTATATTAAATGTAAAACTTGCCTTAATGTGTGTCATTATTCTTCCTATATTACTATTTGTCATGAACTTATATAGAAAATTAAGCTCGCGTTTCTACCTTGATATGCGTGAACGACTCAGCCAATTGAATGCTAAGTTAAGTGAATCTCTGCAGGGGATGTCGATTATCCAAGTATTTCGTCAGGAAAAACGTCTTCGTAACGAGTTCGGTGAAATTAATGAGAAGCACTACAATGCAGGGATGAAAAACATTAAGATTGATGGTTTGCTATTACGACCAGCTATTGATTTGATTTATATATTTGCCTTAATCCTTGTCTTAAGCTATTTCGGGATTTCTTCCTTTCAGCATAGTGTGGAAATAGGGGTCATCTATGCGTTTATCAATTATTTGGACCGTTTCTTTGAACCGGTTAATCAAATGATGATGAGGCTCTCCTTGTATCAACAAGCCATTGTGGCTGGTTCACGAGTGTTTAAATTATTAGATGAGGAAGATCTAGCTCCTGTCCAAAATGAAGAGAAGACCCTATCGATTGAAGAAGGAAAGATTGAGTTTAAGAATCTAAGCTTTTCCTATGATGGAAAAAGAGATGTCTTAAAGGATATTACCTTTACTGCAAATCCAGGTGAAACGGTCGCTCTTGTTGGGCATACAGGAAGCGGAAAGAGTTCTATTATTAATCTAATGATGCGATTCTATGAATTTGAACGTGGTGAAATTTTGATTGATGGAGCCTCGATTCGTGAGTTTACCAAACCTGAGTTAAGGGAGAAGATGGGACTTGTATTACAGGATCCGTTTTTGTTTTATGGGACGGTAAAGGATAATATTCGTCTTCATAATGAAGGGATGACGGAGGAACAAGTCGAAGAAGCGGCAAGGTTTGTTCAGGCACATACCTTTATCGAAAAGCTGGATGATGGATATAGTCATAAAGTGGTGGAAAGAGGCTCTACTTTTTCAAGCGGCCAACGGCAGTTAATTGCATTTGCCAGGACCATCGCCGCCAATCCGAAGATATTGGTTCTAGATGAAGCAACAGCTAATATTGATACGGAAACAGAAGAAGCCATACAAACGGCTTTGGCGAAGATGCGAAAAGGTCGTACCACTATCGCCATTGCCCACCGGTTATCAACCATTCAGGATGCCGATTTAATCCTGGTCCTTCATCAGGGGGAAATCGTAGAACGTGGTACACATCAAGAGCTATTAGCTTTGGGTGGTTTGTATCACAAGATGTTCCTACTGCAAAATGGGGGAGTAGAACGTTTAGAGGATGTCGTAAATTAA